TGCGGGTGGTGCCCATTTTCATACTCGGCGGTTCTGTTTACGGGCGCGCTCTGACCGGGGCCTTCATCGGGGCCGGTCTGTTCTTCGGATTGTTGGGGGCGCAGGCCATCTCCGTTGTAATGTGGGACACTCACCTGCTGCTACCGGTGACAACGTTGCTCAAGCATTCAGCAGGAATAGCCAACTTGCTTTACGCATTTGCCGCCCTTGGTTTGGTGGTTTGTGTCGTGGGATCGTTCGCCATTCGGCAAGGCAAAAATCGTGCCCACAGAATCAGTTGGCGGCTGGCCACTCAAGTGTGTGTTCTAGTACAAGTAGCATTGGTTGCCGAACTGGGCCACTCCGCATGGCGATATATTGCCCAAACAGATAAGCACAGCAATACCGTGGCAACTGCCAAAATGTACCATCGTGAAAATATACCAAACTGAGTAACAGAATTTTCCGGAGCGGAATTTCGCTGACGCGCCCCGAGTCGCGGGCACTTCCATAAAACCAAACCGCATGCTGCTTTCAGAAAAAGAGCCATGCCCGGCGAAGAGGGAAAATTGGCATCCGTGCCAACGAGCCCAATCCCTGGAGAATTAATTCCCGACCGGGTGACACGGACAGGGATTATCTGGGTTCCCTTTCAAACCGGGCATGGCGTTGCGAGCAAAACAACAGACGCTTTAAGCACGAAGCTTGGTCCGGAAAAAATGCCGCGAAGATTCAACTGGTCAGTTGATCGAACAACTGCTGGAAGCCTGGCAATTGCGTTTCCAAATGCGTGCGCCAGGCGGCGGGATTCCAAATTTCGACACACACGGCGGCCCCGACCACGATGACATCGCCGCCGGGCTGGACTTGCAAAAACTCGCGAAACCCTTCGGGGATGAGCAATCGCCCGCGGCCCGCCATAGGTACCTCCTTGTGCCGCGTGGAGAGCATCCGTCCTAGCGATTGCACTTCGGTCAGGCGTCCTTCCAGTCTGCCGGCTTTCATTTTGGCCTGGAGCAAATCGACGGCCGATTGCAGCCGTTGCCGCCAACCCCCCAAGGGCCACAGGCTGAGACAACCGGCCCGTTCCTTGACCAACACGAAGTCGGTCCCTTGCTTGGAGAGACCTTCGGCCAACTCTTGTGGAATGGACAGCCGATACCGCTCGTCGAACGTGCGGGTGAACTCGCCCTGTAAAAAGTATCGTGAAGCAGGCATGGGGATGAACCGAAACCATGGTCCGTGTACGAGTCCGTTCAAAGGGTTGATTCACGAATTGGGTACATTCCCCATTAAAATGGCTATCAATAACCATAAATGGGTTGTTTTCCCACGGAGCGACAGTTTAGCAAGCGTAATTGTTCTGGCAAGTACCTGGGGCAAAAAAAATTTTAGCCGCGGAAAACCGCTCGTGCGCCTTGATTCCTCGGGGATTTATTCACGCCCAGCAGGGGCTAACGAGGAATTTGCAGCAAAATTCTAGAACGAAGAATGCCCGAATATGGAAGAAGGCCAGTGGCTTTTGTGTTCGGGCGGCCGAAAACGTGGCTATTCGCCCAGCGTCGATTTACGCCGCAGCAAATGGTGATAATGCTGGGCAAAACGGTGGGCTTCATCGCGCACGTACTGCAACAATCGCAGCGCGTAAGCATGGCGGCTGAGACGGAGCGGTTCGTCCTGCCCGGGTATAATCAGCTCTTCCTCCCGTTTAGCAATGGAAATGACCGTTGGGGGCTGAATTCCCAGTTCGGCAAATGCGGCCAGGGCGGCGCTTAATTGTCCCTTGCCGCCATCGATTAGCAGCAAATCGGGAAACACTTCCCCGTCGTCGTGCAATTTGGCGAAGCGGCGTGAAACGACTTCGTGGATGCTGCGGAAATCGTCGACACCTTGCACGCCGCGAATGCGGAATCGTTTGTAGCCCGGCTTGAA
The Pirellulales bacterium genome window above contains:
- a CDS encoding division/cell wall cluster transcriptional repressor MraZ, with product MPASRYFLQGEFTRTFDERYRLSIPQELAEGLSKQGTDFVLVKERAGCLSLWPLGGWRQRLQSAVDLLQAKMKAGRLEGRLTEVQSLGRMLSTRHKEVPMAGRGRLLIPEGFREFLQVQPGGDVIVVGAAVCVEIWNPAAWRTHLETQLPGFQQLFDQLTS